In one window of Erinaceus europaeus chromosome 17, mEriEur2.1, whole genome shotgun sequence DNA:
- the LOC103107130 gene encoding L-lactate dehydrogenase A chain isoform X1, translating into MCESSGGFTYTETSILFFHAKVPCGSKSAMATLKDQLIENLYKEELTPENKITVVGVGAVGMACAISILMKDLADELALVDVMEDKLKGEMMDLQHGSLFLKTPKIVSGKDYSVTANSKLVIITAGARQQEGESRLNLVQRNVNIFKFIIPNVVKYSPNCKLLVVSNPVDILTYVAWKISGFPKNRVIGSGCNLDSARFRYLMGERLGVHPVSCHGWVLGEHGDSSVPVWSGVNVAGVSLKNLHPELGTDSDKEQWKEVHKQVVDSAYEVIKLKGYTSWAIGLSVADLAESIMKNLRRVHPISTMIKGLYGIKDDVFLSVPCILGQNGISDVVKVTLSAEEEARLKKSAETLWGIQKELQF; encoded by the exons ATGTGTGAGTCTTCTGGAGGTTTTACTTACACCGAAACTTCGATATTATTTTTCCATGCCAAG gtTCCTTGTGGTTCAAAGTCCGCAATGGCAACTCTCAAGGATCAACTGATTGAGAATCTTTATAAGGAAGAACTTACCCCCGAGAATAAAATTACAGTTGTTGGGGTTGGTGCTGTTGGCATGGCCTGTGCCATCAGTATCTTAATGAAG GACCTGGCAGATGAACTTGCTCTGGTAGACGTCATGGAGGACAAACTGAAGGGAGAGATGATGGACCTCCAACATGGCAGCCTTTTCCTGAAAACACCAAAAATTGTCTCGGGGAAAG acTATAGTGTGACTGCAAACTCCAAGCTGGTTATCATCACAGCTGGGGCACGTCAGCAAGAAGGAGAGAGCCGTCTTAATTTGGTTCAGCGTAACGTGAACATCTTCAAATTCATCATTCCTAATGTTGTAAAATATAGCCCTAACTGCAAACTACTTGTTGTTTCCAATCCAG TGGATATCTTGACCTATGTGGCTTGGAAGATAAGTGGCTTTCCCAAAAACCGTGTTATTGGAAGTGGTTGTAATCTGGATTCAGCCCGATTCCGTTACCTAATGGGGGAAAGATTGGGAGTACACCCAGTAAGCTGTCATGGCTGGGTGCTTGGAGAGCATGGTGACTCTAGTG TGCCTGTTTGGAGTGGCGTGAATGTTGCTGGCGTCTCCCTGAAGAATCTGCACCCCGAGTTAGGCACTGATTCAGATAAGGAGCAATGGAAAGAGGTTCACAAACAAGTGGTCGACAG TGCTTATGAGGTGATCAAGCTGAAAGGATATACATCTTGGGCCATTGGACTGTCTGTGGCAGATTTGGCAGAAAGTATAATGAAGAATCTTAGGCGGGTACATCCAATTTCCACCATGATTAAG GGCCTCTATGGAATAAAAGATGATGTCTTCCTTAGTGTGCCCTGCATCTTGGGGCAGAATGGAATCTCAGATGTTGTGAAGGTGACCCTGAGTGCTGAGGAGGAGGCTCGTTTGAAGAAGAGTGCAGAAACACTCTGGGGGATCCAGAAAGAGCTGCAGTTTTAA
- the LOC103107130 gene encoding L-lactate dehydrogenase A chain isoform X2, whose product MATLKDQLIENLYKEELTPENKITVVGVGAVGMACAISILMKDLADELALVDVMEDKLKGEMMDLQHGSLFLKTPKIVSGKDYSVTANSKLVIITAGARQQEGESRLNLVQRNVNIFKFIIPNVVKYSPNCKLLVVSNPVDILTYVAWKISGFPKNRVIGSGCNLDSARFRYLMGERLGVHPVSCHGWVLGEHGDSSVPVWSGVNVAGVSLKNLHPELGTDSDKEQWKEVHKQVVDSAYEVIKLKGYTSWAIGLSVADLAESIMKNLRRVHPISTMIKGLYGIKDDVFLSVPCILGQNGISDVVKVTLSAEEEARLKKSAETLWGIQKELQF is encoded by the exons ATGGCAACTCTCAAGGATCAACTGATTGAGAATCTTTATAAGGAAGAACTTACCCCCGAGAATAAAATTACAGTTGTTGGGGTTGGTGCTGTTGGCATGGCCTGTGCCATCAGTATCTTAATGAAG GACCTGGCAGATGAACTTGCTCTGGTAGACGTCATGGAGGACAAACTGAAGGGAGAGATGATGGACCTCCAACATGGCAGCCTTTTCCTGAAAACACCAAAAATTGTCTCGGGGAAAG acTATAGTGTGACTGCAAACTCCAAGCTGGTTATCATCACAGCTGGGGCACGTCAGCAAGAAGGAGAGAGCCGTCTTAATTTGGTTCAGCGTAACGTGAACATCTTCAAATTCATCATTCCTAATGTTGTAAAATATAGCCCTAACTGCAAACTACTTGTTGTTTCCAATCCAG TGGATATCTTGACCTATGTGGCTTGGAAGATAAGTGGCTTTCCCAAAAACCGTGTTATTGGAAGTGGTTGTAATCTGGATTCAGCCCGATTCCGTTACCTAATGGGGGAAAGATTGGGAGTACACCCAGTAAGCTGTCATGGCTGGGTGCTTGGAGAGCATGGTGACTCTAGTG TGCCTGTTTGGAGTGGCGTGAATGTTGCTGGCGTCTCCCTGAAGAATCTGCACCCCGAGTTAGGCACTGATTCAGATAAGGAGCAATGGAAAGAGGTTCACAAACAAGTGGTCGACAG TGCTTATGAGGTGATCAAGCTGAAAGGATATACATCTTGGGCCATTGGACTGTCTGTGGCAGATTTGGCAGAAAGTATAATGAAGAATCTTAGGCGGGTACATCCAATTTCCACCATGATTAAG GGCCTCTATGGAATAAAAGATGATGTCTTCCTTAGTGTGCCCTGCATCTTGGGGCAGAATGGAATCTCAGATGTTGTGAAGGTGACCCTGAGTGCTGAGGAGGAGGCTCGTTTGAAGAAGAGTGCAGAAACACTCTGGGGGATCCAGAAAGAGCTGCAGTTTTAA